The proteins below come from a single Drosophila miranda strain MSH22 chromosome Y unlocalized genomic scaffold, D.miranda_PacBio2.1 Contig_Y1_pilon, whole genome shotgun sequence genomic window:
- the LOC117189619 gene encoding DNA methyltransferase 1-associated protein 1-like: protein MSADVRDILDMERANTPEVTKDSFLATKKRNFERTKHASRRPEGMHREVFALLYTDKKDAPPLLPTDTALGIGGGYKQTKARLGMKKVRKWEWAPFANPARTDAAAFHHWKRVSDDSGEYPFAMFNVQLEIPSYTMTEYNAHLRNNITNWSKVQTDHLFDLSRRFDLRFIVMADRWNRQQHGDKTVEDLKERYYEVVALLAKAKNQTIEKRVYSYDPEHERRRKEQLKKLFKRTTLQVEEEQMLINEMKKIEARKKERERKTQDLQKLISQADPQNEHASSTPSTRKYEKKLHKKKVNHQPRPSKVDSVVNTIEIGSSGIKFADLRGSGVSLRSQKMKLPANIGQRKVKALEQAIQEFKVDPAPPPTEDICTSFNELRSDMVLLCSSFVAAHSM from the exons ATGTCGGCCGACGTGCGTGATATTCTGGATATGGAGCGTGCCAATACGCCCGAAGTAACAAAGGATTCCTTCCTTGCAACAAAGAAGCGCAACTTCGAACG CACCAAACATGCCTCCCGGCGTCCCGAGGGCATGCACCGCGAGGTGTTTGCCCTGCTCTATACAGACAAGAAAGATGCCCCGCCATTGCTGCCCACAGACACGGCCCTGGGCATTGGAGGCGGCTACAAGCAGACGAAGGCACGTCTGGGGATGAAGAAGGTGCGCAAGTGGGAGTGGGCGCCATTTGCCAACCCGGCGCGCACCGATGCAGCTGCCTTTCACCACTGGAAAAGGGTCAGCGATGATTCTGGAGAGTATCCCTTTGCCATGTTCAATGTACAGCTGGAGATCCCCTCCTACACTATGACGGAGTACAACGCGCATTTAAGAAACAACATAACCAACTGGAGTAAGGTGCAGACGGATCACCTGTTTGACTTATCAAGACG CTTTGATCTTCGCTTTATTGTGATGGCGGATCGCTGGAACCGCCAGCAGCACGGGGACAAAACTGTGGAGGatctcaaggagcggtattacGAGGTCGTTGCGCTACTAGCCAAGGCGAAGAATCAAACCATCGAGAAGAGAGTATATTCGTATGATCCGGAGCACGAACGGCGCCGCAAGGAGCAGCTCAAAAAACTATTTAAGCGCACCACCCtgcaggtggaggaggagcagaTGCTCATCAATGAGATGAAGAAGATCGAGGCTCGCAAGAAGGAGCGTGAGCGCAAAACACAAGATCTACAGAAACTCATCTCGCAGGCGGATCCGCAGAATGAGCATGCCTCGAGCACGCCCAGCACTCGCAAATACGAAAAGAAACTGCACAAAAAGAAGGTCAACCACCAACCGCGGCCCTCGAAGGTGGACTCGGTGGTGAATACAATCGAAATAGGCAGCAGCGGCATCAAGTTTGCCGATCTGCGTGGGTCAGGGGTCTCCTTGCGTTCGCAGAAGATGAAGTTGCCTGCCAACATTGGCCAGCGTAAAGTTAAAGCTCTCGAACAGGCCATACAGGAGTTCAAAGTTG ATCCCGCGCCACCACCCACTGAGGATATATGCACATCCTTTAACGAGCTGCGTTCCGACATGGTGTTGCTTTGTAGCAGCTTTGTTGCGGCACATTCAATGTGA